AATGAAagtaaaacatatatatatatatatatatatatatatatatatatatatatatatatatatatataaaatcaaGCAGATAATATATACTCCAATGTGGCAAACAAGATCAAAGTTTAAATTACAAagtttgaataaaaaaaagtgtctaagcattaaaaaaaatattctaaatGCTTTTTAGTCGATATTTTTAGTTGAAAAATTGTCAAAGAAGATTAATCTAAAGAAGATTAATCTAAACGCATACCACATAATTATTATTCCAAACCTATACATTGCTGATATTTTTCATTCAAAACCATGATGGTCGAACTTCCGATCTCTAGAGAAAAATATTATATCAATTTTCGTTAAATTAAACTTTACTTTATCCATAAACAACTATATTTATTCATTGCTAGTTCTCTAGTTTGATAAACCTATCTATTTAACGACACTCCCATATATGAAAATGagttaatttcaaattataaagCTACGTTTTCAATGACTAATTCAACCATAAAGACGTCAAGCATCGGTCTAAGACTAGTGGTACAATTACGTTCATTTATAGAAGTTTATCATTGCCAAAAATTAGAGGAGTCATCTAACAAGTCTATTGTATTTCCAATTCGTCCCAACCTCAATTGTTTTTCTAGTTCAACAAGTAGGGGTGACAAATCAAATCTTTGACCCTTTGATCGGGTAATTGTGTTAAAACTAATTAAACTAGGCTCAGAATTGGCTTCTGAAACTGTTCTTTCCTCTTTTATCATTGGTTCCTGCGTTTTGGTTCCGTCACTTCCAATATAGGTGGTTGTCTACATCCTTCATTTCATAATCAACCAAAACTTGACTCTAAATTCGCCTAAATCTACACTGTGACCGTCAGACAATTCAAATTCTTCATTATGCTATGAATATTCCAAAATTCCATACATACCATTGCTGAAAAAGGCTCAAATCCTCTTCAGCATTCTCATATAACTACCAAatcaaaaatttgaaaacagCAGCCACAAGAATCAAGATCACAAGTACAGAAACAACCCACCTTACTGCGTAGAAATTCCACTTCAGTCTCGTTTCATCAACAAAATCCTTTGTGAGGCACCTATATCATAAAAGTTATGTCAagaatttattatattattgttgTGCTTATTGCTCTAAGAATATCTAGTGCTTTCTAGATCCAATCATCCAAATATGAGTTTGTACATATCTAAAATCTAGTCAGCAAGCAAAATAAGGAAATATGGCATTATTCGTTCAAACTAAGAATCGTCCCTACCAGAGGTTGGCAGCATATATCAAACCCTTCTATTTTTAAAGTGAATCCACGACCCTTTTCTTAACCAACCCGAAAGAAATCCCTTATGTGAGAAGTATATATACACTACTTCCTAACTTCTCATATATTATCCCTGTTAGAATACTTGTTTACCAGTGAAAGCTACATGACCAATACCATAACCACCAGCCGTGAAGTGCCACAATTCCGTTAAAATTTGTCTACTTCGGTTTTAGTGAAAGCTTAAGCCTAATAAGTTTTGAATGCTCCTTGcctttatattaattaattatttacttCTTTCATTATAAATTTAAGGAAGGGTCAGGTTTTAGCTCAAATCACAAGAAGAAACAGTGAATAATTAATGAATGGAAATTTTTTAATGAAGATCCTAACTCAGATTTCATAAGCTTCCAGTTCTTTCAATTCCTCATTGGCGGAATTTTGTCTATCAATTCTTGTCCGTTCTTGATCCCGCGTTTGTTTGCTTTCCATGAGTTTCCTTTTTTCTCCCATAGCAACAATCAGTTCCAGTTGCTTTTGTTGCTGTTCCTACACATGAACTCATTACAGAAAGTCCCATCAGTTTTTAACAAACAATGAAATCTTAACAAAATCACCGTCTTTTCATATAAAGCTAACTTCAGGATCACaagaagggaaaaaagaaaaaaagactaCCACAAGAGCATAAAGATGTATCAGAAGATTCTGTAATCAAACAAGTTAAACAAAATCAAGAATTCCTCAAAGTATAAACGCATGTCTACAATTGCCTATAAATTGTGAAACCAGCCTTCATCCTCTCTCAAACATCGATCCAATAAACAGCACATAAAGGgtattaatttgaaattaaatacaGAGTTTTGTTCATCAGTTATAAtaatcatttttaattttaccTGCATGGCTAGCAAGACTTTTTGCATCTCAAGGAGTTCTTTTTCAAGAATATCTTCTTGCACAGCCAAAGTTTGAGCGTCCTCAGAATTTCTTTGAGCTAAAGCTGCAGTCTTTAATAGCATTAGCATGCAAATGATTAGAGGTTTGTGGAAAATAGTGGGTTAAAAGTCAGATTTCACACTCGATCTTAAAGAAATGAACACacaaaaacaaaagtaaaacaAAACATCCGCTCAAAGTTTCATAGAAGTTGAACACAGCGACTGTTGGAAGCATGTGAACAGAATAATCAAATAAAACTTACTTGAGAAATGAGAGGAAACGAAGTCACTTGTACTAAAAATTTTCAACATACTACAAATTTAATTCACCACTTTCTTTTAAACTATCTTTGTTTTCTTGTTCACATAATTGCATCAAACACAACAAAGAAACCCTACTATTTTTAAGGGGCACAATGAAAAATCTAAACCATACAATAATTCCCATCccatgtatcaatatacatcaACCCACATTTGTTCTATATTGCCTACAACAATGTGAAGTTTGGGGGTTTGAACCCCAACCCCAAGGGAAGAGCAAGTGTTAACAAGTGAACTATGCTCATGTTGGCTACATATACCCACAATTAATCATCTTAAAAGACTTGTTTCTTTGTAGTAGGCTTGTTACCTCGCATTAGTTGAATGTTTACCCAGTTTCTCGAATTCTACTTACAAGCCACAGAAATTCAGCATGATTATGGAAATGCTGAATGCATTTCAGgtttaaacaaacaaaaaatggCTATACACATCATATTCTCTTCAAGGAGACTGGATTGAAGAGGTTTAAACccgaagaagaaaaaaaccaattcaattcatctTCCATGAACATGTTGCAAGTATCAAAACAGATCATGAACAAAAAAGGAGAGATAATAATACCTCGGCAATTGGATCCTTCAGTGTTTTTCGTGTAACCCTATACCTTATGCCCAACTTCTCAAGCTTCCGAGACAAACCCCGGATCACAATCATCAAGCTCCTTAAATCCTCCTCCAATTTCTCAAACCTATCCAACAAATTCACCTTCAACCCACCACTTGTTTTCCCCCAACATATTCGTCTCCATTGCAACCTTCGAATCCACGAGTTAAGAACAACCGTAGCCACTAGCAGAGGAAACCCCCACACTAAACCCCTATCACACATCAACATCCAAATCCCCTTTTTCGAACTAGAACCCAcgaaattcaaaacaaaaacaaccaaGAAAACAGcagaagagaagagaaaaatagATTCAGAAAGCAAAAGAACCGATTCTAAATTGAAATCGCCACTCCGTGCAGCGTCTTCGGATTCGTAAACTCCAATGCCGCAATGGCAATAAATCCGGTGGCGGGAAGTTGAATTGTTATGAGTGGTCAGTAACTTATGTGCATGAAAGTGGAATTGATTGAGGCTTTGGAGGGATGAAGATGAAATTGAGGGAGAGAAGTGATTGTTGCTTCTGGGAAGGGAGTTGGTGAAGGAACAAAACTTCAAACGGCTGGAACATCTGAAGAGATTTTGAGAAGGTAGTAACATTTGTAGAGAAATAGAGGGGAGGATTTGAGTTTGTTGAAGAGATTTCAATGCTTCTTCTGAAGAACAAAAATAGATTAGAGCATCGTTACCATCAATGGAGAATTTTGGTGATTCAAGCGCTTATAGCAAAACTCGGTAACAATTTTCAAGAATCTGAGAAAACGAGAATATCAAACCTATCATCAGATTATCTATTTGAAAGACTAAACTATGCTAAAATGAGCATGATTCTATCGACTTTGAAGCAAAGTGTTTCATCTTTCGTCCGACATATTATCAAAATCTATATATTAAAGTTGCATGATCAACAAAATGTCATTAATTTTTCCCAAGAAAGTCTTGTAATTCTTAATTGGAGTAACTTCAAGTTATATCAATTTTCCCCATCTTCAGCTTCGTCAATTGGGTTGTGAGCTTAAGAATTTGTTCAAATTTTACCTTATGCCTTTATACGTCTTCCTCCAGTAATTTCTACCTCATGTTCCCACAAGACCATACGACCAACTTTTACAAACTTCTTCTTTTTAAACTCCCTCGTGTTCAGTTTGTATTGTCAAATAAGATTGAGCGATGATTTGTGAGAAAAGAAAGGGAGGAAAGGacgagagaaaaaaaatagagaagatAACCCAAATTTGCCGctagtaaaaataaaaagttaatcaaatcttgatttttcttatcaaatttagatttagttatgtagtaaacatttttttttttttttttatcttatgtcattctcatttctttttaaattaaaattgaaatcttGATTACCTGAATATATTTGTGACCCATGTTACAGATATGGATCATAAAACTGTATATAGTTGATAATTTCCTGGTTAGCTTATACATGAAACAATTTGTAAAACAATTTATTTCACAATATTTAAGAGTCAAAGAAAActcataaaaaataaattattcaaTAGGTGATTACCTAAAATTGAACTCTTAACCTATTAGCTATTTATCCGAATTATGATATAATTAAAAAGGTAAAACTTGTTGAATGGTTCAACTTCCAAATTTACTTCAGCATAGAGAAGGATATGCAATTTAGTAGAAGCAACAATAACCAAATTATTGAGAAGAATCATTCTCAAACGTCAAGCACCCATTTGAATTGACTTTTTAGTgtttataacaatttttttagcctttataaacatttttttcttcacaTATAAACACAAGAAAGTCAAAAAGACGCATCCTTAAAACTGGACATGGTGTCACAGTGTATTATGAACGGGTAATTAggcaaaaaatatatatatatatatatatatatgtacttaTTGAAACGGCAAAGTAATTTATATCCAAGATAACAAAAGCAATAGGCAGATAACAATATAACATGAATATAGACATGTATCCTTTCTCTATTCTCTCGAGGATCAAAAGCAACTGCCAACTCTTTCAGGACAAACTTATTAAACCTGAACAATGATATGGCATCATCTAATAATAAGGCATGTACCTCATGGACCTTCGAAACCGGGGCATCTTCCTGCATTGGTGGGATATTGAAGGATCAAGAAATTGGCAGAATCAACAATTTCATGACAATGCAATATTAGGAAACTAGAAACTGTACCCATATCCGTAAGGTGAATAGAAATATGGTGGTGCATAAGGTCTCCTAAATCCCACATACGGGTTATAGCGACGTGCACGATATTGCTTCATACCAGGAACATTTGTTCTCTTGGGCAAAACCTGGAATGGTGTAACGAAGCAAAAATAATAAGGTCAATATTGGTCAGAGTGATATTGAAGTTCCCAAGCATTGCATAATATCTATCTGGTTGAATTACAAATTTGTTCCTAGGGTTTGTCAAACTGAAGAGTTAGAGTTTAATCCATATATTTTTAAAGATAGAATTTAGTCTCTACAGTTTTGACAAAACCTCATAAATAGTCCCTATTATTTGATAAAATTCTCATAAATGTCCTTAGCGTTGAACCCATCTGTGAATTATTTATGAAACCCTAGggactaaatattaattatgaaCCATCAAGACTAAATTCTAACTCAAACTCTAcaaccaaatttaaaatttaacctATATCTATATTCACACCAAACCAGTGAACAAGAAAGGTTTCTCCTTCcagaaatttctttttttccttttttttcttcttttgtggacgaaaaaccatttctttttttatggaAAACCGAGAAAATGAAGGACTCACCTTCAGTTGCCGCCCATGTAGCTCAGATTCATTCAGAACGAGAGCCTCTTGAACAGCTTCAGCTTCAAGAAACTCTACATAGGCAAAGCCCTTCGGCTGACCAAATTTATCAGTTAAAATAGTCACTCTGTTGACAGTACCACAGGATTGGAAATGCTGTTGCACTTCTTCGGGTGTGCATGCATAGTCAACCTTCAAAACAAGGATGTTGATTGTTGAAGTAGAGCTTTGAgcataaaatagttaagttccATAAAAAGTGAATACAAAGCTCTATGTGTTCTCGAACACATCAAACAGCAAAGATTTAGTATGTcgttatctttaaaaaaaaggtCCTATGATTGTTGTTTAgcttttaatataaatataaacacTACTTACATTTTCGATATGACTTAATTGTTGGTTTCTTAATAAAGTTTTACGCCAAGAAGctttgtacaaaaaaaaaataaataaataaataaaataaaataaaataaagcaaacTTCATCACATGTAATCAACAAGGTTTGGGGATAAATACACCAGAGCAACATTGAGAAGTAATAAACTTCCAATGGGATGGGAAGAGAATCAGAAATTATTAACTATAACCAAAATCACCGAATCACCACGAAAATCCAACTCATGTTCAATGAACATATTTAGAAGTAGCAGTCAATCAGAGGCATGAGATTCACATGGCAGATGCATGTCCAAGCATGCCTCCCTCTGCTAAGAGATCAATTATAATTAGTAGAAACAGTTCCACTTTAGATATGATTGGGAATGAAGTGTTTATTCTTCAACATAGAGGATTTCTCACATTTATCTTAGTTCACAtagttttgaaataaaattacCACACTGAAACTAGAAGACTCTCTGCAGGAAGATGACAGGTTGAGTTTCTAACTAAAAGGAAAAGTCTAGATTAATAAATAAATCTAGTAAATTCTTCTAGTATGAAGAAAAGGACTCATAGTTCTTTCAAAGATCACTTGGTTAAGGTGAAATGAATGCATTAAAATCTAATAGTTGGTCTAACTGGGTCAAATGAAGCACAAACTAGAAAAATAATTCCACAAAAAAGCGATTATCTTACACCCTCGCCTCCTTCTTTACGGCTCATTTGTGAGACAAACGACAATACTGCGAGCATTGACAAGGCTCTGCAACTAAAATTGCATGCACTTGGCTCGCCTCTGCTTCCTCGGAGACATTTGAGTTGTCACCTAGAGTTGAGTCATCGACATCTTTATTCCACATTTAACGGTCTCAGCCTCCAAAGCGCATGTCTTACAGCAACATAAGTTCTACTCGCAACAGTCCCTTTGTTCTAAATGCAACAATTCACTAATGGTTTTTGACGTTtcagatttttttctttctttctttctttctttttctcaatgaTTTTTTCCCATTATACCAGTATTTCAACCATCGTTCAcagttttcttctttcttttttcttttcttcttccttcctttttttttttttttctttttgaatttttgtagAAATTCCCCATTTCAATAACATTTTTCCACAGATCAAATAACTAAAAAGTTTTTCTCAAATCTAAAGGACATCAGTAGGGACATTTTTCTTCTCACATTGCCAACAAATACTGATCGTGAATCAGTCTCCTCCTTGCCTGCTTGACCAGCTGATGTACCAGCAGGATCTACATCAACATAACAGTAATAGGTATAAATAAAATAGGTCAAATAGGAGAATAATTATAGGaagaaactaagtataataGCATACTATGAAATTCACCCAGTTTAAGAAACTTTCAACCAGCATGATCGAATAATTCAATATTGGTTTGTCTAAAACCATAATCACATAGGATTATTGCTCCCCTAGGTTACATAAAACTAAACTTCCAAGCATAAACatattctaaaatttaatttaacaattatGAACCATAATGTCAAGTCACTAACTATATCTGCATCTGTTGTATGCAAGAAACAAAACAGATATGTAGAAATACTAGCAAATATATCACAACAACACATCAAAAAAAAATCAAGCCCCAAATCATTGGTTACAATATCACAATTCAAATTCAAGAAATTCC
This region of Cucumis melo cultivar AY chromosome 7, USDA_Cmelo_AY_1.0, whole genome shotgun sequence genomic DNA includes:
- the LOC103494425 gene encoding polyadenylate-binding protein 2 isoform X2 — its product is MLAVLSFVSQMSRKEGGEGVDYACTPEEVQQHFQSCGTVNRVTILTDKFGQPKGFAYVEFLEAEAVQEALVLNESELHGRQLKVLPKRTNVPGMKQYRARRYNPYVGFRRPYAPPYFYSPYGYGKMPRFRRSMRYMPYY
- the LOC103494425 gene encoding polyadenylate-binding protein 2 isoform X1 — its product is MEEEEHEVYGGEIPVEGEMEGDVDMSAGDDDAVKELDEMKKRLKEMEEEAAALREMQAKVEKEMGAVQDPAGTSAGQAGKEETDSRSVFVGNVDYACTPEEVQQHFQSCGTVNRVTILTDKFGQPKGFAYVEFLEAEAVQEALVLNESELHGRQLKVLPKRTNVPGMKQYRARRYNPYVGFRRPYAPPYFYSPYGYGKMPRFRRSMRYMPYY
- the LOC103494426 gene encoding uncharacterized protein LOC103494426; translated protein: MLLPSQNLFRCSSRLKFCSFTNSLPRSNNHFSPSISSSSLQSLNQFHFHAHKLLTTHNNSTSRHRIYCHCGIGVYESEDAARSGDFNLESVLLLSESIFLFSSAVFLVVFVLNFVGSSSKKGIWMLMCDRGLVWGFPLLVATVVLNSWIRRLQWRRICWGKTSGGLKVNLLDRFEKLEEDLRSLMIVIRGLSRKLEKLGIRYRVTRKTLKDPIAETAALAQRNSEDAQTLAVQEDILEKELLEMQKVLLAMQEQQQKQLELIVAMGEKRKLMESKQTRDQERTRIDRQNSANEELKELEAYEI